The DNA region tatatatatatatatatatatatatatatatatatatatatatatatatatatatatatatatatatatatatatatatatacatatatatatatatatatatatatatatatatatatatatatatatatatatatatatatatatatatatatatatatatatatatatatatatatatatacactaaGTAGGGTCCTCAAATAATAACAAGTGAACCTAGTTATTAATAATGATGACTTGCAATCTCATGAGAACCCCAAATCACAACTCACTCTTCATTTTCATGGATCCTAATTTCAGCATCAGTTACGATTATCGCCTCTTAACGgaagaaaaacaataaaaacaatGAAGTAGTAAAAGACAGATTGTCTTCACCTTATTCCCCCTCCTCTTCATCATCGCCATCAGTTACAATTTCAGCTTGTTCATCGAAAGAAACTAGAAGCAAAGAGAAATTGGAAGTTACCTTGAATGGAATCGTTGAAAGGGATAATCAACAACAAACAGAGGTGTTTTGACCATCGGTGGCCATCAACGATGTAATGGTTGTCGTTGCGCTGTGGAGAAAATGTTAAATAACAAAATTCAGAATCAATGCGGCATAGTTAGAGAAGAATGAAATTAAAAGTTAGGATTTTGTGATTTGAAGAATCCGAATATTTTTTAGggaaaaaaggaaaaataagTGGAAAATATTGAGAGTTAAGAACCGAATGAAATTTGGGAGGGAAAATGAGAAATCAAAAGTGTGAATTGTGAACTATGCAGCGGTTGTATAACCATCCCGTGGTCGAATTGAAGGCGGGTATAAAGTAGGAATTGTCATAGATTTTGTATTTTTGAACATTTGGTTAAATGgaattcttttttattttaaagaATTTGAGCCATTTGTTGTTAACCGTCCTGACAAATATCGATGATAGAGAATAAGGGTCATTTTTTCATAAGGGTCGCAACACATGTCACAAAATGAATAGTTATAATCACTTGTTATTTGTCACAAAATGTATTTGGGACTTGGATCGCCTGCATTCTTTCATAGAATAGTCTTTATGTGATGTGAAGGTTTTAGACAAATCATAACTTCTTCCAATTGGTCGGCCATAGACCATTGTGGTCGGACCGGAACAATTTCCATAATAAAATACCATTTTTCTAGTAGTGAAATTATGATTTTAATATTATtatatgaaaatgagaaattaTAAATGtttttacaaaaatattttttattaataacATGAAGAAAAACAATTTAGAAGAGataataataaatttttaaaatGTAAAATAATTTATATACAATTTTTCCCCATGAAAACGGTATGATTTAAATGCAGAGTCTTATCAACCAGTGCGGAGTTCCTATCCAAGCAGGATAATATGTTTGAGGAACTCATGTTTCGACCCGaatatttattcatttttttattgagtttcaaaacaaaaaattaattttgaCAAAGTAATTAACTATGTTCACAAGTGAGAAAAGAAATAGACTTAACAGTATGGTTCAAAACTTAAAATCTTTCAGAGTGCCTTCATTTCTGCATAACCTTCCCATGTCTGTATCCTTCCCATTTTCTGATAACTGATTAGGAGAAATATGTTAAAATTAAGTCAAACAGTGAGGTTTCTTGGAGGTCGTGATTTTGGCTTTTGAACTGCTCAATAATGGTATCACTTTTGGATAATAGGAAGAAAATATATCCACCACCATACATCCATCACGGATATTTGAATTCTTCAGCCCTAAATTTTGACTAGAAACACAGCAGGATTCTGCACAACTTCTACAGATGCATGCTAATAAAGATAGATTCAGTACTAATATGCGAACACAGTAGAGCAAAACAGCAGGACATATCGCAAGGGTTACTGAATTTTTTAAATAACAGCTGCACGCAAATGCTAAACAGATACTCAGAATCAGGTATGATCAGACCAGTACCAACTACACCAACAAATATCCACCGGTTTGTTACTACCAACATAGATGACAATCACCAACAAATATCCATCAGTTTGTTACTACCAACATGGATGACAATTGAAGAGTATAATTTTCTGCTGCTTAGTCATATTCCAACTCAGAGCTTTGCTTGTATTTTTGAAGTCGAatgttgagaatgtatcaagtataagtagtgtggataatagtctcacattgATTGGAAATGTagagacttgagcatttataagtgagagaattcactcacctatcaccttaaggttttgggtgaatatatGATGACACAAAGATGTTGTTCAAAAAGAAGAAATCCCATGATTTTCAATGTTCTCTATTGAAAAACTCCCTCAACATCGAAATTGACTATTTCAATGATTTCTAAACACATTTGCACGTTGGGTTAAATTGATTTCTTTCAATTTTAACTATTCTAAAAGAACCTTTCTTATTTTCAGCTTCTCTATGTGATTAATGTGTTATCTCCAAACACATTTTCTCTTACACAAAACTTATTCTCTTAAACAAACTTCATAATAAGCCTTGCATTTACAATTTTTCTCATATCATGACAATTTAGTAGGTGGTTAGGAGAATAATGATACCACCATTATATTATAGCTCCAAACCTACCAAAAAGCAACTAACTAATTATAGCTCAGAGTTTTTATCAGTCACAGGAAAAAATTGTAATACCAAATCCTTGGCAACTTTGATCAAATCCTTCAAATCATTGCCACCAAGTAAAAGACAATCTTTGATTAACCCACCTTCCACGACCTCAATTCGCAGCGTCTTCACTATTTCCCTCACCATTTCCTGACAAACCATATGCCAAAATCAGGACATGCAAATATATCAGAGTTTTTTTTTGGTTTACATTTGATTCTTGTATCACAAAAATTGATTTAGACTAGAGCTTAAAAGCAAATGCTTATAGAAGGGGTAAGTAGAACTAACTTAAGAGTCATATTCACTAAAGATTATCTTAGAATCCCTAAAATGAACGACGCAGAATGCAATAAAAGTAGAGTGAAAATGCAATAAAAGTAGAGTGAAATGGAATAGAGAGAACCAAATATCATTCTATTgtttaaatattttattatagAATGGATAAATTTCTCATTCCGCCCAAATTATAGGAAAGAAAATGAGATAGATAACACTTCATTCTGCTCCATAGAATTTTAATTAATCCAAACCATAAAATTTAACTAATCTAAACCATAAAATTTTATTCCATTTTATCTCATACCATTTCATTTTAACACCTAACTAATCTAAACCATAAAATTTTATTCCATTTTATCTCATACCATTTCATTTTAACACCTAACTAATCTAAAACACAAAATTTTATTCCATTTTATCTCATACCATTTCATTTTAACACCTCCATCAATTCAAACAAAGTTTTTTATTTTAGCACATCATTAGATTCTTATAAGTGTATTTTTAATTTCATTGTATGAATGAAATGACAAAATAATGAGTGGGAAAAGAGTGACTAGAATTgaatataaaaattaaaaacccatttatatatttatgtttttttacccaatatatatataattaataGTGATTCAAACAATAAATTTAATgttaaaatcaaaatcaaaatttTAAATTATAATCAATTTTGCTACAAATAGTAAACTACTAGTATTACTTTGGTTTCtaatatatagatatatatatatatatatatatatatatatataacaattAATAGTTAATTTTGTCACTGAATGTATTTGCAATTTAATGTACATTTTCATATAACGATTTTCTCTAATACTATGGTTAACCATTAACATGAAATTataacataaaagtaaatgaAACGGCGTCGTGAAACGTACCGATTGACCAAAGGCTTTGAGGAGTTTGCGAGACAGCGATTTCGTAACGGTGAGGAGATTCTGGTAATTTCTCGAGAGCCAAACAGCCCTTTCTGCAGCCGATTCCAAACGAGTCAACTCATTCAAACTCCTAAGAAACTCGTTGATGTCAGAAACTGCACCATATAGCTCTTTGAACGGGAGTTCCTTCAACGTCCAGTTCCAAGACCAAGCGGACCAGACAAGCTTCATGAATCCAAATCCAGTGACCTTCTCCAAACTGTTTGCGATTGTCCTGGCTCTGTTGGCGCCGGCGACATCGCCTCTGGCGGCACGGAGGTTTGCGACGCCGATGAAAATGGAGTGTGCGAGGGAGAAGAATTCTCGGAATCGGAAATAGGAAGAGAACGAGAGTGATTGGGATGGTGTGATGAGGAGAATTAAGAAGAAGAAGACAAGGGTTGAGTTTGATCGGACGGTTGCCATTTGATCTGGAAATCCAACGCCAAGAGATTGCGAAAAACTGTTTTCAAGTTGGGGATGGTTCGGGTTGCCACCGCCCAAGATAATATCTTTGGTTTCCTAATTCCTTTCCTTTGGGTCGGTTTATTTTTAAAATCCTTCTGTTTTCATTTACTttcatcataaaataaaataaaaatagattattttcatctaatttaattataaaatatcaAAATTTCCTATATTATATGAACATTTACAAAAAAATTTACATGTATTAATGATATTTTTCTTATAAATTCATCTAGTGTTTTGTGGATGAACGAGAATAAGAAGAAGTGAATTCTTCTGTATAACGGTAAGATTCTTCGTTGCCCCGGTAAGTTTCTTCAATGTGGTGGAGTTGAATGGATTGGCTAAGTAGGTCTCTCACAAGAGACTGAAAAATTAGcttctttttatttatttataaatatttaaccacttaatatttgtttttttaattatCTAACAGCGATTTTAAATCAAcacaattttttttcttcaacCTTTTAACAATAATTTTACAATAGTTTTAAACTATTATAGAATAATCACTGATTAATTTTAAAATCACCgataaataataaaaattggaAAAGAAAATGTTGAAATGCTACTGCTTACATGAGAAACCTTTTAAGGGTTCTCTCTAATATTGGAATAACTCAATATCCAAGTCAGTAAAGTGAGAGATGTACTCCAATTCATAAGAATGAGAATAATAAGAATCTTTTACCATAttatcatttttttttaaatgattaatCAGAATGTCATTTATTTCAAATACATTATCTAAAGTATCctttttttcaaataaaaaaaattcgTTTATAGAGCAGTCACCCAATAAAAGAGTGATCCCCTTTAAAAAATTAAAACACCTGCCACTGAATAGGCGGCACcttataaaataattttttttttattttgaaaattttaatattaataataaatatatattaaataacatatttataataaataacatatttataaaaaatatatatgaTTTAGTTTTGAAATTATAATAAActaatttaaatttatttatatatataataattttaattaaataattttttattattttatacATACCCGACATCATAATTGATCGTTACTTTagattttttattatttaagaatACATTCGGAAGTATAATAGACTgtgttttttattatttaaatatagaTCCGAAATTATAATAGAcaattgttttttattttttattatttaagtaTAGATTCCGAACTGTAATAATtgattgttttttattttttattatttaagtaTATATCTAAAACTGCAATAGGCGATTGTTTTGATTTATCTATAATGTCAATTGTTTTGGCGGTGCCACGTGGCGAATTTGGTATAAATAGATGTGTGATTCGATTAGTTTTTTCACATCCATTCTCATTTTCTTCTAATTTTTAAAGTTGCTCATTTGTTCTAACATGAATCGTTGCTACGGGCATGTTATTTATTCGAGTGTCAAGCCTCCGATGAGGATGCTTATTTGGAACATCCAAAGTTTCGAGTATATAGAGAAGAACTTGATCTGTTGGTTAGACAAAGAGATTAATGATGGTGAAAGAATTAGAAGTATTGAGCGACTTGTTTCGTCCATCTCTATTGTAGAAGACAACAATGGTGTCCAGCGTATGTGGGTGCAAGTTAAAGATGACAGTGATGTCAGTGCTTTGATGTCTTGAGGTGATGATAttgttttgattgttgtaatcTCTTAGAGTTGTTATGGTGTGAAGTGTTTTtatttgttgtttgtgttgtATTTTGAGATGATAATCTTCAGTGTTAAGTGTTGTTTGTCATATTATCTATTATTAAATGTGAAAGATCTT from Lathyrus oleraceus cultivar Zhongwan6 chromosome 1, CAAS_Psat_ZW6_1.0, whole genome shotgun sequence includes:
- the LOC127080139 gene encoding uncharacterized protein LOC127080139; its protein translation is MATVRSNSTLVFFFLILLITPSQSLSFSSYFRFREFFSLAHSIFIGVANLRAARGDVAGANRARTIANSLEKVTGFGFMKLVWSAWSWNWTLKELPFKELYGAVSDINEFLRSLNELTRLESAAERAVWLSRNYQNLLTVTKSLSRKLLKAFGQSEMVREIVKTLRIEVVEGGLIKDCLLLGGNDLKDLIKVAKDLVLQFFPVTDKNSEL